The window ATCGTCGATGTCGTGGGATGGCGTTTAGAGGAAGTGGTGGACCTGATCCGCGGTCCTAAAAAGTCTGTGGTAAGGCTGGAAGTTATTCCCGCCACCGCCAGTAACGACTCAGAAACCCGTATTATCAACATCGTACGGGATAAAGTGGATCTGGAAGATCAATCCGCTCAAAAGCACGTCCTTAACATCAACCGTGGCGGGCGCGAATACAAGTTAGGCGTGATCGATATCCCAACCTTCTACGCCGATTTCCGTGCGATGCAGGCAGGCGATCCGAACTATCGCAGCACCACGCGTGACGTAAACAAGCTCCTGAATGAGCTGAAAGCCGAGGGTATTGACGGTCTGATCATTGACCTGCGCGATAACGGCGGCGGGGCATTGCAGGAAGCTATTCAGTTGACTGGCCTCTTTATTCAGGAAGGCCCAACGGTGCAGGTGCGTACTGCGGACAACCGCGTACGTGTTTACGACGACCCTGATGAACAAATCGCTTACACCGGCCCTCTTGCAGTCATGGTTAACCGCATGAGCGCTTCCGCTTCCGAGATTTTCGCAGCGGCCATTCAGGATTACGGACGCGGCGTTATCATTGGCGAGCAGACCTTCGGTAAAGGAACCGTCCAATCCGTACGCGGCCTCAGCCATGGCCAACTGAAAATCACTGAAGCCAAGTTCTACCGTATTTCAGGGGGCAGCACTCAGCACAAAGGCGTCACTCCAGATGTCGTCATTCCATCCGCTATCGACAAAAGCGAGATCGGAGAAGATGCGTTACCTCAGGCCTTGCCCTGGGACCATATCGATGCTGTCGCACACCGCAGATATGGCAACTTTAGTCCGCTGATTTCAGATTTAGCGAAAAACCATGATACCCGCATGGAGAAAAACGCCGAGTATCAGGCTTTGCTGCAAGAAATCGACTTCTTAAAAGAAACCAAAGCGCAAAAGACCATCTCCCTGCGTGAAGATATCCGTAAACAGGAACTGAAAAAGCTGCAAGATCGTGAACTGGCTTACGTCAACCTGAAGCGCGCGGCCAAGAAAGAAACTCAGTTTAAAAATTACAAAGAGTACGAGACGTATCAGGAAGAGCAATCGGCGCAAGCGCCCGCGAAGAAAGATCTCGATTTTGTAGCGCGTGAGACCGGCGAAATTCTGGTGGACGTGCTAACCATGCAACAGCAAATCGCGGATTCTAAAAGCTAATCCCATCCTGACGTTAGCAGAGCCGGCTTCTGCTAACGTCATTGACTTCATTCACTTTTTAATCGACAGTGCAACAAGAAATTCATCGTTGCAGGTCATCTTATGTCTGGAGACATTCCCAAGAAGTCCAACGCTCCATCAGCCAGGACAGACGCCAAGGACAGCGCCTCAATGCCTGCAACGCACAAGTCTTCAACAAAAGCCAAAACCGCTGCCGCCAAAGGCGATGAAAGCGGCTGGTTTAACCGCATCAGCGAGTTCACCTCCTCCGCTCTGAAAATCGCCAAGTTAACCACCGATAGCTCTATTCGCGTCGGCAAAACCATCCTGAAAAATCAGGACCAGTTGAAACTTATGGCCGCCGCCGGGCAGTCTCTGAAAGACTTGCGTGAAGTTGCAGGACTCACGATCCATGAGCTCAGTGACTCCTTGAGCCTCAAAGACAAAAGCCTGTGGGAGGCTGTCGAAAACGGTACGGCGACTATTTCATTCGAACTCATTCTTCGCTTGGCGGCTCTACTGGCCCGCAATGATCCCGTCCCCTTTATCCTCAAATACACGCGCACCTATAACCCAGAGTTGTGGCGCATCCTGAATGACTGGGGGCTCGGGCGACTTCCGCTTCAGTATGAGCGTGAGCGCAAGTTTATAAACATTTATCGCCGCCATGATGCAGCGCGTCAGCTATCCGATGAAGGTTTTGACAAGGTGCTGGAGTTTACTCAAAAGGCATTTGAAATGGGCCTGCACTTTGTCGCCGAAAACGAGCATCTCAGCAAACCGAATAAAGACGCCAGACAGACGGAGAAATCAACGTCGGAAGAGCCACGTTCTCCTCACAACGAAAAGACAACTACAACCAAGCCCTCTGGCGAGCCTAAGTCAGAAAAAGAATAAGGGGGGGAGATCAGCCGCGTATATCGGGGAGATATAAGGCTCAAAAAAATCGCGCCCCTATAAGGAGCGCGATCATGAACAGAACAAATACAGAAGATTACCGGATTAGTTTTCCTTGATCTGGCTACCTTTCATGGTAATCACGCCCGAGGCTTTGGTATTTATCTTATTGCCGTTAATAGTGATATCGCCATTCTTTTTCATGGTGATGCTGGCTTTACCCACCTGCAGAGTAATCTCATCCTTAGCCGTGATTTGAACGCTCTTGGCGTCAACAGAGTACTCTTTGGTAATGGACTCCGTGTGCTTGCCTTTAATCGACTCAGTACGATCCTTACCAATCTCCACTGTTACATTTTTGCCGACATTCAGCGATGAATTCTCGCCGATGACTTCATCTTTGTTTTTACCAATATCAATACTTTGATTTTCGCCAACAGTCAGACTGTCGTTTTTACCAATATTGATAGTACGATTTTCACCGACTTCCTCAGTCTGATTCTTAACAACACTGATGGACTGGTTATTACCGACGCTTTCTGTGTCGTCGTTTTCAACTGTAATGTCTCTGTCTTTTTGCGCGTGGACACGAATCAGCTCTTCGCCCTTTTCGTCGATGAGCATAATTTCGTTATAGTCTTCTGTCCCTCCGCCCTTGGAAGAACGAGATTTAACGCCAGTATGGGTCTTTTTCGCCGGCAATTCGTAGGGAGGCATTTGCTCCGCATTGTATACGCTCCCGATAATCAGAGGACGGTCTGGATCTCCCTCCAGGAAAGAAATCACCACTTCTTGTCCGATTCTCGGAATATACTGCGCGCCCCAGTTTTTACCGCTCCATATCTGCGCAACACGAATCCAGCAGGAACTCTTGTCGTCTTTCTTGCCCAAGCGATCCCAATAAAACTGAACTTTAATTCGACCAAACTCATCCGTATAAATCTCATCCGCTGACGGACCGACCACCAATGCCGTTTGCGTACCACTTATTACGGGCTTTGGCGTCTTCAGAGTTGGACGCATAATGGTTGTGCTGGGAGCACATTGAAATGAGTTGGAGTAATGCGGCGCAGACTCAACGCCAGCTCGATAGCTCCCCTCTTCTGCGTTATGCGTCACGCTAGCGACAACATACTTCTCTTTGCTTTCCTTCGAGTCAGGATGGACCCCTACCGTGAAGATATAGCCCGAACACATCGAAGGATAATTGCTTTCCGCATTGACCAGTGAATAGCCGCTCTCCAATGTTTCCATACGGGTCTTGGCGTAACCATCGCCTTCCCCTTTCTGAGCGTACTCCCCAGGGTAATCATAAACTTCAAACTTACTGATATTAGGCAGCTTGACCTTAGTACCCTGAAAAACCGCCAAACTGGTGGCTGGGGTTTCGAAGTTATAATCCGTCAGAGAAACTTTTCCGCTGACAAGCTGGTACGCATGCTCCCAGCTGCTGATTTTGAATTTGGTGTGAGCGCCGTCGGTGACATCCAAAGATGACTCGGATACTGATTCATATCCTTTGGCGTTATCACTAAGCACCAGCGTATGTTTGCCTTCTTCGTGCTGGAAGTAGTAATAGATCCCCTCTTCCTCCAACAAGCGTGAGACGAAGTCGAAATCGCTCTCACGATATTGCACGCAGTAAACCCGGTTTTCATATGTTTTTTGCAAGCGCCAGCTAACATCGGAAAAACCTAATTCACTAAAGACTTTATCAATAATTTTTTGAACGGTCAGTTCCTGAAAGATCCGGCAATCGCGGCGATACTTGAGCAGGGAAAACCAAGGAACCATCTTGAGCCTGTACTCTCTATAATGGTTCTCTTCAATCTGGTGTGCGGACATCTGTGTTACGATGCCCGAAAAGTGTCTGGGTTTACTAGGGTCCGCATGCACGCTGATGGTAACTTCTTTACCAACGATAGCGTTTGGATCAATGTTGTAATCTGTACTCCAGACCGTCGCTGTCGTTTCAAACGGCTCTGACAGGCATTCCGTTACCTTGAGTTTTTTCATTACAAGCACATCCGCCCCTAACGGAGACTTAATCGTCAGGAGCTGTTTATCTTGCTTCGGTCCCGCCATGGTCTAACCCTTCCATCAGCATGATTAATTTTTGTCGCCTCATTTTGATTGATTAGAGGCCAAGTTCAAATTCGGTTTTCTGCAATTCTATATGACCGTCGCCTATCTTGCATAAATCAAGGGCCGATCACTTATCAACCATTACAAACAGAGCGTCAAAACTAACTGAAAGCCGTCAGTAATACCTTATTTTTTACGGATTTTTGGACACTGACTTTTTGTGAAAAGGCTTAAACAGATGATATGAAATGGAGAAGCATCAAGAAAGTTCATCCCTCTGCGCCCTGACTATTTCCAAGCCAAAGAGCCCTGACCCCGCACTGATTTCCAAGGTAACAACTACAACGACATATTTAGCACTCAACACCTGAATGCTGGACGCCCTGCGCTAAAAACCTCATAGATTCTATCTCATCGGAGATGATGCCTACACCAGCCATAGGGATGAGACTCTGCGGCTACAATTCAACGCCCAATAAGCAATTGAAAGTCAGCGCTCAACATAAGGCCAAGCGGATAGATAAAGTTTCGTCCAATCACCAAAAGGGACTAGACCATACCCCCTCTTGCCCCGTCATAACAAGACAAATACCATTTCCTTCCAAAAACACAATTGCACTAGCCCTTAGGGCATCATTGAACACAGGTTTAAGGAGTAACAGTGAATCAGACGTCCCCTTCGCAGAAGGTCGTTAACGACTTATTCCGCATCGCGGAATTGCTGCGCTATACCGAACAGATAACCCCTTACGGGTACGCTTGGCTGATGGAGTTCTGCGCAAGTGTAGAAGCCAAAGAGGATGAGCAACAGTTTGACGCAGCCATCTCCTCAATTCAGCCAATGACCGATATCGCCCCAGAGCCTTCTACAACCGCTCAGTTATCCCGCCGAAACGGCTGACGAAACTACAAGCACGGATTTATTAATCAATACGCCAGGGATTTGGCTTTTACTTTAAACGCCAGAGGCGACCTGCAGTTCCTTTTTGATCGCCGCCATCCACTTCGCAAAATCCGCATCCAAGAATTTCGCCTCATCTTTCAACCAGTCCTGGTAGTCCTCGTAACGTCCATGCCGGAACCACTTCGCTAATCGTTCAACATCATCTGGACGTTGTTCAAACATGTACCGCACCGCCCAATATCCCCAATGATAAATGCGTGACTCATCGCTCTTGTAGTTAGAGTGTATGATATCCGAGAAACGCACCATTTCTGACAAAGCCGCTTCTTCTGCATCTGGATAATGATCCTGTAAGGCAATGTATTCGGCGACGCCTTCGGCCCACCAAACATTATCTTCAACGTACTCCGACTCCAAACCATACATGGTGAATCGCCCGTCCAGATAATGCACAAACTCATGATCCAGATTCAGTATCTGATGAGAGTCTGAGACCTCTTCTGACTGGTAAGCCAGCACCCGCGCCTGGTTAGCCTCATCAAAAGGATCGCCCTCATAGAAAACGCCGCCTGCAGTCACCGCGTCGGAATCAAACAAAAGCCAGCCCAGATCGACGAATGTGTCTGAATCTTTAAATATAACCATTTCCAGAGAGTCATTCTGATCGTCAGCAACGGGCTCCCTATCACTGTTCAGCATCTGGTGAAAGATATCTTCACGTCGAGACAAAGCCTCACAGGCTGAGTCAAATTGCTCCTCTGTCATGGTTTGAGCCCTTATTCTGACCGTCCCGCCACACATGCGCTCCCGGCGCAAAATAACGGTCTCGACGCGCTTTCTAAAGTCGCAGGCATTGTACAGCCTGCAGTTCGACTTATCGTAGTAATCCACAGAGCCAGCCAGAATGCTCCACACATTCGCTGTATCACGACTCAGGTCATACCTGTTAATCAGATTACGTATGAAGTGGCCTGTATCATCCTTTATCGTTTTATACTGCAGAAAGCGCCCAAGCTCTTTGACGGCATTCATCAATAGATACTCCCGGCTCCCTACTAACCACGAATCTTTATTAACAATGAAGCGATAGAGCGCATTAGGAAACTGTGGATCATGAGAGGCAATGTCAATAAAGGCGTCATTGTCATGGCCTTTGTAGTAGATATTGAAAAGCTCGTTTAATGCCGAATCATAACGCCCATTGGCGTCGGTCAGCCTGCCCAGTTTCTCTAACCAGGCGACCGAGTCATTGACAACCGTTCCCTGATTATCAGAACTGTTTACCAGCTTTAAAGACAACACGGCCAATCGCGCGCCATCTGCTCCAATAACACCGTGCAGAGCATTATTGGTGACTTGAACGACGGCTACCGCAACCTGTTTCTGCAACGCCTTTCCATATAGCTTCATCTTACGCGAGCGGTTTCTCTCTAATACATACCCCGCATGTAAGTATTGAATGAGGTTCGTCAGTTCATAGAAGTTGTCGTCTTGAAAATAAGATGATCCTGAAATGGCCGCTTGCGTCACGGCGGACATGTTAGCTTCTGAGAATACACCGGGAAGAGTTTGTTCCTCCAAGAAGACCATGTCCCTCACACAGTCATGATCCATTCCCCATATAGCGAGAACAAACTCGTCACCTGAGAGCCCCGAAAGACCATCCAAATAGCAGTCAGACTTGCCCTCTTCCTCGTAGTAAGGTTCGTCCTCTTTTGCTCGACTGTACGCCGGTAGCGGCGGGGGCAATTCTGATAACTTTTCCGGCTGCTCCGAGTTGTGTCGAAAATACTTAAAAAACTCTCCACCGCCCTTCGACCATGTCATTGCGCTGACAGTGAGAATAAGAAAGACAACGCCAACCACAAAGGGGGCTCTATACCATCTGTTCGCTGGCGTCATTACGATTCCTGAAGAGATTTACAACTGATAGAAAGAGTACGCTGCGGATTATGAACTTTACCGTGCGGGCCATGAAGATATACCGATAGGGGTTATCGGTCTGTCTAAGAAAAGCATCAAATTGTATCAAAGTCGCCAAGCAGATAAGGCAAAAACTAAAACAAAGGCTATATCGCCCTACCCCCATACCCGCGCATTCTATCCAGCCACTGTTTTCGGGGCCGCGAATCAGAATCCTCCACTGCGCCAATCAGCGACGTTTGAATCGGCGAAACGCCACAAATACCCAGGATATTACGTTTTAGACTTTTTAGACTATGCGCGCGGTAAAACCAGCGATAGATAAACGCAGGCATCCACATGGTTACGACTATACGCGCTCTGCGCCCTTTCAGTAGCCGTTTGGGCCACTTATCGCCACCGCTTACAGCAAAACCCGGTCGCAGCGTCTGCTCCAGAAATGCTTTTAATACCGCTGGAAGATCCCCCATCCACAGCGGATAAACAATAAATAGACATTCAGCCCATTGGATTTCTTTCTGCGCAGCGATAATCGATTCCGGTGGCGGCTGTTCTTCAAACTCCTGTTTTGAACGCAACCAGGGAAAACTCATTGTCGCCACCGCCAGTCTACGCACCTCATGCCCCGCCGCCTCCGCGCCGTCTGCATACGCGTCAGCCAAGGAGTGACAATACCGGCCTCCCCGTGGATCAGGGTGTCCCTGAATAATCAAAATGCGCGATCCCATAGGCTGCTCCCTGAGAGACTATTCATCTATGTATATTTTTCTCGATATACCAAGACAGGCATTTGTTGCTGGTCAATATTCAACAGCTTACTTGTTAAGTGGTCCGCTATTGGAGTTTTCATCTTAAACCTCAGTCACTTAGACATTTTTTCTTTACTTGCCCAGACCATTACTGTATACATAAACAGACATGGATAAACATATAGTGTACACAGAATTTTATCAGATCTTTTAAGGTCGCCGGAGGGTGGAGTGATTAAGCTAACCAAGCGCCAGGAGCAGGTTTTACAACTGATTCGCGAGCATATAGAGGAAACGGGTTATCCACCTACCCGGGCGGAAATTTCCAATCGTCTGGGGTTTCGCTCCGCAAACGCTGCGGAAGAGCACCTGAAAGCCCTGGCGAAGAAAGGCGCTATAGAGATGGTGCCCGGCGCCTCCCGCGGCATCAGGCTGCCAGCGACGGAAACGCAAAATCAGGGGATTCCAATTGTCGGTCAGGTTGCAGCGGGCCATCCCATTCTGGCCCAGGAAAATATTGAAGAGTATTGCGAACTGCCCCCATCCTTCTTTACTCCTTCCGCCGATTATTTTCTTCGTGTCAAAGGCATGAGCATGAAGGACGTGGGAATACTCGACGGTGATTTACTGGCGGTGCATCGCACGACCGATATCCACAACGGACAAATTGTGGTTGCGCGCATTGGCGATGAAGTGACCGTAAAGCGCTTTCAGCGTCAAAAAAACAAAGTGCTTTTATTGCCGGAAAACGAAGAGTTTGAGCCAATTGAAGTGAATCTGTCGCAACAGCCGTTGGACATCGAAGGACTGGGCGTCGGCGTTATTCGCCGCTAACCGGGAACGAAGCGCCGACTGCCCTTACGCGGGCAGCCGGGGCCTTTAATGTACGGTTTTCGGCTTTTCTTCCTCCTCAGACTGACGAATCGCCTCTTCCCGCATATCTCCTACCAGCTTAATCGCCGCATTAATCATTGCATGCGCAACAGCTGCGTCATTTTCCGCCAAATATGCCTTGGCTTCCTGACCGAAGCTGATTTTCACCAAATGTTCGCTTCCGCCTCCCATGGGTTGCAAAGCGAAATCGCCATTCGGCAATTGAACAATTTCAAAGAAGCTTGATGCCATTTTCAAATCTCCTACTCGTAAGTTCTCACTGACATGTTTTCTATCGCCCCAACACCCGGGAGTGAACAAATCAGAAAACTAGCCACAGGCGCCTCATTCATTTTCCTAAGCTGTTATCAGTCGAGGCCTGAGAGGGTTTCTTTCATTCAAGCTTACCTCTACCACTCAAAACTGTGCTCTCTCATCTCGTTGATGAACGCCTGCATGGACTCAAGCATCACTGCTAACTCCATTGCATATGGAGCTGACGTGGCGGCGATAATATTTTCATTCTGCGGCGTTTCATTTTTTCGGGGCCGAGATATTTCCCCAAATTGTTTCAGCAATTGAGCTAGCCAGGAATCGGATTGCGCCGCCGCCAGCTTCATGCTGATCACTTCTGGCGATTCAACCTCCAACTGGCCTTCCAAGTCAGCAAGCGTCTCAACCTTAACTTTGATGCGTCGCTGCTCCGCAAGTTCGTTCAAGAAGCCGACATACGCCTGCTGTAGAAAACGCAAAGCCGCCCGACTGGCGCATTGCTTTTCCGCCACCGTTGAGGATGTATCCTTCCACTGCAACTGCAGCTTGGCGAAAAACAGGTTTTCATTAACATAAGTCAGCCACTTATCGGACATACCTTAACTCATCAACAATTGCTCTTTGTTAGTGTATAGGTTTTTAACCATAAGTTCTTTAATAAAAAATTCCTCTCCGGACTATTTCCTGAGGCGCAATTCCGATTCGTTTAGGCGCATAAATTTCCTACCATTGCCACCTCATCCGACTCAGGTTTCCGCGAAAATGGCGACAAACTATCAGCAGCCCCTTTCTCATAGCTTAGCACCCGAACCCCAGGCTCGCCCCTTACACAAGTTAACGTTCAGCAGCAACCCGCCATAAACGCTAACAAAGGCGCTAGTGAGAAAACTAGAATAATATTTTAGACTGCTATAATTTTGTCCAGGGAGAGAAAGTAAGGGAACTGTCTGTTACTTCTAGAAAGAGAGTGAGAAAGACATGGCTTATAGCCGTAACGCAAGAAAAAATATAAATAACGCACTGGTATTACTCGTATTTTCACTAATCGCGCAAAACGCCCCAGCTAAGGCGCCGCCGGATCAGGTGGCGCGCTTGGACCGGGATCTCACGCCACTCGGCGCCGAGAGGGCCGGCAGCGAAGGGGGTGAAGTACCCTCTTGGGATGGAGGCATTAAGCAACCGCCTGCGAACTACAATCCAGATAAATGGCATGCCGACCCTTTTGATGCGGACTTTCCACGTTTCATTATCAACGCCGGCAATGCACAGGATTATTCAGACAAACTGACCGAAGGCCACAAGGCTCTGCTGCAGAAGTATCCAAGCGATTACATTCTGAAAGTATATCCCAGCCGCCGCAGCGCCTCTTACCCTGACCACGTCTACGCCGCTCTGAAGCAAAACGCCGCCAAGGCGGAACTAATGCCTCGCGGCACGGGCGTTAAGGGCTCTTTGATCACCAGTCCATTTCCTATCCCAAATCAAGGAGTGGAGATTATCTGGAACCATATCCTGCGCTACCGGGGTGAAGAGGCGGCATTTCGTTCTTCGTTCGCGGCCACGCTTCCAGACGGTTCTTACACGCCGGTGACAACCGACTATGAGTATTTCTTTGTGTATGCTCAGCAGCACAATCGGCCGGAAGACATCGACAACAAAATCTTCTACCTCAAAACGGAGGTAGTCGCTCCCGCCAAGCTCGCAGGAACCATGAATCTGGTGCATGAGACGCTGGATCAAATTCGCTCTCCCAGACAGTCCTGGCGTTACCAAGCCGGTGAACGTCGCCTGCGGCGCTCCCCCAACCTGGCCTATGACGCTGAGGCCCCAAATAGCGAAGGGCTGCGCACTACTGACCAAATTGATATGTACAACGGTGCGCCGGACCAATATGAATGGACGCTGATCGCCAAGAAGATCATGTATGTGCCTTACAACGCTTACCAGTTGC is drawn from Hahella sp. KA22 and contains these coding sequences:
- a CDS encoding carboxy terminal-processing peptidase, coding for MNKFKHMFLLQRRSLYAVLFTSLCSLALAGNAAVASGAKTENPDYLNLSPTADQEKASRDIARQLQYAHYRSLKIDGEVSSEVLDNYIKYLDPQRIYFTQSDIDEFENYRYRLDGAIKSGQLDPAFRIYNRFQSRIVGRLGYITGLLDTGVDKLDFKKDEEILIDREEAPWAKTEGELDTLWRKRLKSAILSQRLLGKTDEDISNGLRKRYESQLSRIKQSRSEDVFQAYMNALTNIYDPHTQYFSPRNSENFNINMSLSLEGIGAVLQSDNEHTKVVRLVPAGPADKNGKLKPADRIVGVGQGDKGEIVDVVGWRLEEVVDLIRGPKKSVVRLEVIPATASNDSETRIINIVRDKVDLEDQSAQKHVLNINRGGREYKLGVIDIPTFYADFRAMQAGDPNYRSTTRDVNKLLNELKAEGIDGLIIDLRDNGGGALQEAIQLTGLFIQEGPTVQVRTADNRVRVYDDPDEQIAYTGPLAVMVNRMSASASEIFAAAIQDYGRGVIIGEQTFGKGTVQSVRGLSHGQLKITEAKFYRISGGSTQHKGVTPDVVIPSAIDKSEIGEDALPQALPWDHIDAVAHRRYGNFSPLISDLAKNHDTRMEKNAEYQALLQEIDFLKETKAQKTISLREDIRKQELKKLQDRELAYVNLKRAAKKETQFKNYKEYETYQEEQSAQAPAKKDLDFVARETGEILVDVLTMQQQIADSKS
- a CDS encoding XRE family transcriptional regulator, producing MSGDIPKKSNAPSARTDAKDSASMPATHKSSTKAKTAAAKGDESGWFNRISEFTSSALKIAKLTTDSSIRVGKTILKNQDQLKLMAAAGQSLKDLREVAGLTIHELSDSLSLKDKSLWEAVENGTATISFELILRLAALLARNDPVPFILKYTRTYNPELWRILNDWGLGRLPLQYERERKFINIYRRHDAARQLSDEGFDKVLEFTQKAFEMGLHFVAENEHLSKPNKDARQTEKSTSEEPRSPHNEKTTTTKPSGEPKSEKE
- the tssI gene encoding type VI secretion system tip protein VgrG, translated to MAGPKQDKQLLTIKSPLGADVLVMKKLKVTECLSEPFETTATVWSTDYNIDPNAIVGKEVTISVHADPSKPRHFSGIVTQMSAHQIEENHYREYRLKMVPWFSLLKYRRDCRIFQELTVQKIIDKVFSELGFSDVSWRLQKTYENRVYCVQYRESDFDFVSRLLEEEGIYYYFQHEEGKHTLVLSDNAKGYESVSESSLDVTDGAHTKFKISSWEHAYQLVSGKVSLTDYNFETPATSLAVFQGTKVKLPNISKFEVYDYPGEYAQKGEGDGYAKTRMETLESGYSLVNAESNYPSMCSGYIFTVGVHPDSKESKEKYVVASVTHNAEEGSYRAGVESAPHYSNSFQCAPSTTIMRPTLKTPKPVISGTQTALVVGPSADEIYTDEFGRIKVQFYWDRLGKKDDKSSCWIRVAQIWSGKNWGAQYIPRIGQEVVISFLEGDPDRPLIIGSVYNAEQMPPYELPAKKTHTGVKSRSSKGGGTEDYNEIMLIDEKGEELIRVHAQKDRDITVENDDTESVGNNQSISVVKNQTEEVGENRTINIGKNDSLTVGENQSIDIGKNKDEVIGENSSLNVGKNVTVEIGKDRTESIKGKHTESITKEYSVDAKSVQITAKDEITLQVGKASITMKKNGDITINGNKINTKASGVITMKGSQIKEN
- a CDS encoding collagenase — its product is MTPANRWYRAPFVVGVVFLILTVSAMTWSKGGGEFFKYFRHNSEQPEKLSELPPPLPAYSRAKEDEPYYEEEGKSDCYLDGLSGLSGDEFVLAIWGMDHDCVRDMVFLEEQTLPGVFSEANMSAVTQAAISGSSYFQDDNFYELTNLIQYLHAGYVLERNRSRKMKLYGKALQKQVAVAVVQVTNNALHGVIGADGARLAVLSLKLVNSSDNQGTVVNDSVAWLEKLGRLTDANGRYDSALNELFNIYYKGHDNDAFIDIASHDPQFPNALYRFIVNKDSWLVGSREYLLMNAVKELGRFLQYKTIKDDTGHFIRNLINRYDLSRDTANVWSILAGSVDYYDKSNCRLYNACDFRKRVETVILRRERMCGGTVRIRAQTMTEEQFDSACEALSRREDIFHQMLNSDREPVADDQNDSLEMVIFKDSDTFVDLGWLLFDSDAVTAGGVFYEGDPFDEANQARVLAYQSEEVSDSHQILNLDHEFVHYLDGRFTMYGLESEYVEDNVWWAEGVAEYIALQDHYPDAEEAALSEMVRFSDIIHSNYKSDESRIYHWGYWAVRYMFEQRPDDVERLAKWFRHGRYEDYQDWLKDEAKFLDADFAKWMAAIKKELQVASGV
- a CDS encoding NAD(P)H-dependent oxidoreductase — protein: MGSRILIIQGHPDPRGGRYCHSLADAYADGAEAAGHEVRRLAVATMSFPWLRSKQEFEEQPPPESIIAAQKEIQWAECLFIVYPLWMGDLPAVLKAFLEQTLRPGFAVSGGDKWPKRLLKGRRARIVVTMWMPAFIYRWFYRAHSLKSLKRNILGICGVSPIQTSLIGAVEDSDSRPRKQWLDRMRGYGGRAI
- the lexA gene encoding transcriptional repressor LexA, producing the protein MIKLTKRQEQVLQLIREHIEETGYPPTRAEISNRLGFRSANAAEEHLKALAKKGAIEMVPGASRGIRLPATETQNQGIPIVGQVAAGHPILAQENIEEYCELPPSFFTPSADYFLRVKGMSMKDVGILDGDLLAVHRTTDIHNGQIVVARIGDEVTVKRFQRQKNKVLLLPENEEFEPIEVNLSQQPLDIEGLGVGVIRR
- a CDS encoding DUF6586 family protein, whose protein sequence is MSDKWLTYVNENLFFAKLQLQWKDTSSTVAEKQCASRAALRFLQQAYVGFLNELAEQRRIKVKVETLADLEGQLEVESPEVISMKLAAAQSDSWLAQLLKQFGEISRPRKNETPQNENIIAATSAPYAMELAVMLESMQAFINEMREHSFEW
- a CDS encoding DUF1329 domain-containing protein — encoded protein: MAYSRNARKNINNALVLLVFSLIAQNAPAKAPPDQVARLDRDLTPLGAERAGSEGGEVPSWDGGIKQPPANYNPDKWHADPFDADFPRFIINAGNAQDYSDKLTEGHKALLQKYPSDYILKVYPSRRSASYPDHVYAALKQNAAKAELMPRGTGVKGSLITSPFPIPNQGVEIIWNHILRYRGEEAAFRSSFAATLPDGSYTPVTTDYEYFFVYAQQHNRPEDIDNKIFYLKTEVVAPAKLAGTMNLVHETLDQIRSPRQSWRYQAGERRLRRSPNLAYDAEAPNSEGLRTTDQIDMYNGAPDQYEWTLIAKKIMYVPYNAYQLHSSNLRMNDIVRPGHINQEHARYEAHRVWVVEGILREGLGHIYHKRRMYFDEDSWQLLVAEDYDDKGQLWRVSEAHLVNYYEVKAPWTTLEVIYDLKSGRYFVDGLDNEERPRDFAPGLRDSDFSTSAVRRAARR